Proteins from a single region of Apium graveolens cultivar Ventura chromosome 7, ASM990537v1, whole genome shotgun sequence:
- the LOC141674863 gene encoding nascent polypeptide-associated complex subunit beta-like: MNREKLMKMAGAVRTGGKGSVRRKKKAVHKTTTTDDKRLQSTLKRIGVNAIPAIEEVNIFKDDVVIQFINPKVQASIAANTWVVSGSPQTKKLQDILPGIINQLGPDNLDNLRKLAEQFQKQAPGAEAGAAAIQGDEDDEDEVPELVPGETFEAVAEETPTK, from the exons ATGAATAGGGAGAAGCTAATGAAAATGGCTGGTGCAGTTCGCACTGGTGGAAAAGGTAGCGTAAGGAG AAAGAAGAAGGCTGTCCATAAAACCACCACCACCGATGATAAAAGACTTCAAAGCACTCTAAAGAGAATAGGTGTTAATGCAATTCCTGCGATTGAGGAAGTCAATATTTTCAAGGACGATGTAGTTATTCAGTTCATAAATCCCAAAG TTCAAGCTTCCATTGCTGCCAATACATGGGTTGTCAGTGGCTCTCCTCAAACCAAGA AATTGCAAGATATTCTCCCAGGAATTATAAACCAATTGG GGCCGGATAATCTGGACAACTTGAGGAAGCTTGCTGAACAATTCCAGAAGCAGGCACCAGGTGCGGAAGCTGGAGCAGCTGCCATTCAAGGAGATGAAGATGACGAGGATGAGGTCCCAGAACTTGTTCCTGGTGAGACGTTTGAGGCTGTAGCAGAGGAGACTCCGACTAAATAG